A single genomic interval of Streptomyces sp. 1222.5 harbors:
- a CDS encoding MMPL family transporter, giving the protein MGKTEVRGLAARAGGWSARHRWAAVGIWVLFVVLAMGLGSAAGRVDVDESDQLKGETHTAARIIEDAGIEEPAGETVLIQSKGGSVEATSGEFRAAVADVVDAVRGTGKVTGVTSPYDAHTISRDGRSALVQFDLRGDAETAADRIEPVLNAVAGVQKDHGSLRIEEIGGASMQKQYKDAFGDDFQQAEYSAVPVALGILLIAFGALVAALLPVALAITAIMATMGLMGIVSHLQPMSDTANSVMLLVGMAVGVDYCLFYLRREREERAAGRDAGTALRIAAATSGRAIVVSGVTVCVAMAGMLFTGLAEFEAMGLASLMVVAVAMVGSVTVLPALLSLLGERVEKGRLPFVGRRRRERGTDGGSRFWSAVLRGVLARPLVSVVIAGGTLLAIAAPALGMKTQQLTLDQEFGDSLPMVQTYNRVNDAFPGGSEPAQVVVRAQDIAAPEVRQALADFKERAISSGASRGPVDIKLHKAQNVALVSVPLVGGSDMDKATKSLDKLRDEVRPATLGKVDGVEAPITGQVAGNSDFNDQLMGSVVPVFAFVVVFAFLLMLLSFRSLTVALTSIVLNLLSVAAAYGVLVAVFQHGWGASLVGAEGVGAIVTWLPLFLFVILFGLSMDYHVFVVSRIREARMRGRDTRDAIRHGVVTTAGVVTSAAVIMVAVFAIFGTLSMQSMKQMGVGLAAAVLIDATVIRGVLLPAVMALLGERNWYFPKWLHRLPDLTHDEAPEVIAQPVRGESERLPV; this is encoded by the coding sequence ATGGGGAAGACAGAGGTGCGGGGGCTGGCCGCCCGCGCCGGCGGCTGGAGCGCGCGGCACCGCTGGGCGGCCGTCGGCATATGGGTGCTGTTCGTGGTCCTGGCGATGGGGCTCGGCTCGGCGGCGGGGCGGGTCGACGTGGACGAGAGCGACCAGCTCAAGGGAGAGACGCACACCGCGGCCCGCATCATCGAGGACGCGGGGATCGAGGAGCCGGCCGGTGAGACCGTGCTCATCCAGTCGAAGGGCGGCTCCGTCGAGGCCACGAGCGGCGAGTTCCGGGCCGCCGTCGCCGATGTCGTCGACGCGGTGCGCGGCACCGGCAAGGTGACCGGTGTGACCTCGCCGTACGACGCGCACACCATCTCCCGGGACGGCCGCAGCGCGCTGGTGCAGTTCGATCTGCGCGGTGACGCGGAGACGGCCGCCGACCGGATCGAGCCGGTGCTGAACGCCGTGGCCGGAGTGCAGAAGGACCACGGCTCGCTGCGGATCGAGGAGATCGGCGGCGCCAGCATGCAGAAGCAGTACAAGGACGCCTTCGGGGACGACTTCCAGCAGGCCGAGTACTCGGCCGTGCCGGTGGCCCTCGGCATCCTGCTGATCGCCTTCGGGGCGCTGGTGGCCGCGCTGCTGCCGGTGGCGCTCGCGATCACCGCGATCATGGCGACGATGGGTCTGATGGGGATCGTCAGCCACCTCCAGCCGATGAGCGACACCGCCAACTCCGTGATGCTGCTGGTCGGAATGGCCGTCGGTGTCGACTACTGCCTGTTCTACCTGCGGCGCGAGCGCGAGGAGCGGGCCGCCGGGCGGGACGCGGGCACGGCCCTCCGGATCGCCGCCGCCACCAGTGGCCGGGCGATCGTCGTCTCCGGTGTCACGGTGTGCGTGGCGATGGCCGGCATGCTGTTCACCGGCCTCGCCGAGTTCGAGGCGATGGGGCTCGCCTCGCTGATGGTCGTGGCGGTCGCCATGGTCGGGTCGGTGACGGTGCTGCCGGCGCTGCTGTCGCTGCTCGGCGAGCGGGTCGAGAAGGGGCGCCTGCCCTTCGTGGGCCGGCGGCGCCGGGAGCGGGGCACCGACGGCGGGAGCCGGTTCTGGTCGGCGGTGCTGCGGGGCGTGCTCGCCAGGCCGCTGGTCTCGGTCGTCATCGCGGGCGGCACGCTGCTGGCGATCGCGGCACCCGCGCTCGGCATGAAGACCCAGCAGCTCACCCTGGACCAGGAGTTCGGCGACTCGCTGCCGATGGTGCAGACCTACAACCGCGTCAACGACGCCTTCCCGGGCGGCAGCGAACCGGCCCAGGTCGTCGTACGGGCCCAGGACATCGCCGCACCCGAAGTCCGGCAGGCACTGGCCGACTTCAAGGAGCGGGCGATCTCCTCGGGTGCCTCGCGCGGCCCGGTCGACATCAAGCTGCACAAGGCGCAGAACGTGGCGCTGGTGTCCGTGCCGCTGGTCGGCGGCTCCGACATGGACAAGGCGACGAAGAGCCTCGACAAGCTGCGGGACGAGGTACGGCCCGCGACCCTCGGCAAGGTCGACGGGGTGGAGGCACCGATCACCGGACAGGTCGCGGGCAACAGCGACTTCAACGACCAGCTGATGGGCTCGGTGGTGCCGGTCTTCGCGTTCGTGGTCGTCTTCGCCTTCCTGCTGATGCTGCTGTCGTTCCGCTCGCTGACCGTGGCGCTCACGTCGATCGTGCTCAACCTGCTGTCGGTGGCGGCCGCCTACGGCGTCCTCGTCGCCGTCTTCCAGCACGGCTGGGGCGCCTCGCTGGTGGGCGCGGAGGGCGTCGGCGCGATCGTGACCTGGCTGCCGCTGTTCCTCTTCGTGATCCTGTTCGGACTGTCCATGGACTACCACGTGTTCGTGGTCTCCCGGATCCGCGAGGCCCGGATGCGGGGTCGCGACACCCGGGACGCCATCCGGCACGGCGTGGTCACCACGGCCGGGGTGGTCACCAGCGCCGCGGTCATCATGGTCGCCGTGTTCGCGATCTTCGGCACGCTGTCCATGCAGTCCATGAAGCAGATGGGCGTGGGTCTCGCCGCGGCCGTCCTGATCGACGCGACGGTCATCCGCGGGGTGCTGCTGCCGGCGGTGATGGCACTGCTCGGCGAGCGCAACTGGTACTTCCCCAAGTGGCTGCACCGCCTCCCGGACCTGACCCATGACGAGGCGCCCGAGGTGATCGCCCAGCCGGTGCGCGGCGAGAGCGAACGGCTGCCGGTCTGA
- a CDS encoding phosphotransferase enzyme family protein has protein sequence MDEARARDVLDAAGVASGRAPDARLLALGENAVFAAGDLVVKVGRDAELLERARRELDIAGWLAGAQVPAVRAAEPKPRLVQGHPVTVWRRLPDAVRPAEPSDLARLLRIVHALDAPPFALPPRELLGGVERWLRLAGDAIDPADAAYLRARRDGFAAAAAALTPRLTPGPIHGDALPRNVHIGPDGPVLVDLETFSADLREHDLVVMALSRDRYGLPAEAYDSFTEAYGWDVREWEGCAVLRGARETASCAWVAQHAPSNPKALAEFRRRVASLQDGDETVRWYPF, from the coding sequence ATGGACGAGGCGCGGGCGCGGGACGTACTGGACGCGGCGGGAGTCGCTTCGGGCCGGGCCCCGGACGCGCGGCTCCTCGCCCTCGGTGAGAACGCGGTGTTCGCCGCCGGCGACCTGGTGGTGAAGGTCGGCCGGGACGCCGAGCTGCTGGAGCGGGCCCGGCGCGAGCTGGACATCGCCGGCTGGCTCGCCGGGGCGCAGGTCCCGGCGGTGCGGGCGGCCGAGCCGAAGCCGCGGCTGGTCCAGGGGCACCCGGTGACCGTGTGGCGCCGGCTGCCCGACGCCGTACGCCCGGCCGAGCCGAGCGATCTGGCGCGGCTGCTGCGGATCGTGCACGCGCTGGACGCGCCGCCCTTCGCGCTGCCGCCGCGGGAGCTGCTGGGCGGTGTGGAGCGCTGGCTGCGGCTGGCGGGAGACGCGATCGACCCCGCGGACGCGGCCTACCTCCGGGCGCGCCGGGACGGTTTCGCGGCTGCCGCGGCCGCCCTGACACCGCGTCTGACGCCGGGACCGATCCACGGCGACGCCCTGCCGCGCAACGTGCACATCGGCCCGGACGGGCCGGTCCTGGTCGACCTGGAGACCTTCTCCGCCGATCTGCGCGAGCACGACCTGGTGGTGATGGCCCTCTCCCGCGACCGGTACGGACTGCCGGCCGAGGCGTACGACTCCTTCACCGAGGCGTACGGGTGGGACGTGCGGGAGTGGGAGGGCTGCGCGGTGCTGCGGGGCGCCCGGGAGACGGCCAGCTGTGCGTGGGTGGCCCAGCACGCGCCGAGCAATCCGAAGGCGCTGGCCGAGTTCCGCCGCCGGGTGGCGTCCCTGCAGGACGGGGACGAGACGGTGCGCTGGTATCCGTTCTGA
- a CDS encoding 3'-5' exonuclease, whose product MGWHRELLIGFDLETTGTDPRESRIVTGAVIEVRAGEPMGRREWLADPGVEIPADAVAVHGISNERASAEGRPADQVAEAIAGVLVSYWRTGVPVVAYNAAFDLTLLSAELRRYGLPSLSDRLGGAHPGPVIDPYTIDRRVDRYRRGKRNLEAVCAEYGIALDAAHTASADALAAACLASAIAERHPKIAALGAAELHRQQIRWYAEWAADFQDFLRRKGDATAVVDGTWPLRELVDETV is encoded by the coding sequence ATGGGCTGGCACCGGGAGCTGCTGATCGGCTTCGACCTGGAGACGACCGGGACCGATCCGCGCGAGTCACGCATCGTCACCGGCGCGGTGATCGAGGTCAGGGCCGGTGAGCCCATGGGACGCCGGGAATGGCTCGCCGATCCGGGCGTGGAGATCCCGGCCGACGCGGTCGCCGTGCACGGCATCAGCAACGAACGCGCGTCGGCCGAGGGCCGCCCCGCCGACCAGGTCGCCGAGGCCATCGCCGGCGTCCTGGTCTCCTACTGGAGAACCGGGGTCCCGGTCGTCGCGTACAACGCGGCCTTCGACCTCACCCTGCTCTCCGCCGAACTGCGCCGGTACGGACTGCCGTCCCTCTCCGACCGCCTGGGCGGCGCGCACCCCGGTCCCGTCATCGACCCCTACACCATCGACCGCCGGGTCGACCGCTACCGCCGCGGCAAGCGCAATCTGGAGGCGGTCTGCGCGGAGTACGGCATAGCCCTCGACGCGGCCCACACCGCCTCGGCCGACGCCCTCGCCGCGGCGTGCCTGGCGTCCGCGATAGCCGAACGTCACCCGAAGATCGCCGCCCTGGGCGCCGCGGAACTGCACCGGCAGCAGATCCGGTGGTACGCGGAGTGGGCGGCGGACTTCCAGGACTTCCTGCGCCGCAAGGGGGACGCCACGGCGGTGGTGGACGGGACCTGGCCGCTGCGGGAGCTGGTGGACGAAACCGTCTGA
- a CDS encoding SAV2148 family HEPN domain-containing protein, whose product MGSGGLELPPGGEGHEGNSADVPPGAVSLARPMDAGTIGPELDWDADAWREVRTRAQRAGRAYIWLNLVEQRLRAVVAAVLRPVYEPVHGDDWVVAAAGPAGQEWVQRAVAVREVSRRKGYLLDPADDNVLSFLTLPQLRELMVQHWPCFEPYFDERRDLELALDELEVTRNVVSRNRALSEAVLGQAERASARLLEMLGSAGDVPSARRLPVDAVEDLVGDRYADVVAVHADRVRLLRQFPAEDFFGGARRLDAIGIGLNLLVQNFSGRRLVRLAEAGCRVRLLFLNPASSSVKRRERELGMKRGELSRSVEMNILHMRRVRSRLRDPGAFEIQVYDETPRFTAYLVDGDGADGIAVVQSYLRGARGMESPVLVLRNGSRLVKKDDVGEAGLFPTYREEFEVAWADSRPVS is encoded by the coding sequence GTGGGCTCGGGAGGGCTGGAGCTGCCCCCTGGTGGCGAGGGTCACGAGGGGAACTCCGCAGACGTCCCGCCCGGCGCGGTGTCCCTGGCCCGCCCGATGGACGCGGGAACCATCGGGCCGGAGCTGGACTGGGACGCCGACGCCTGGCGCGAGGTACGCACCCGCGCCCAGCGGGCCGGCCGGGCCTACATCTGGCTGAACCTCGTCGAGCAGCGGCTGCGTGCTGTCGTGGCCGCGGTCCTGCGTCCCGTCTACGAACCCGTCCACGGCGACGACTGGGTGGTGGCCGCGGCGGGCCCGGCCGGACAGGAATGGGTGCAGCGCGCCGTCGCGGTGCGTGAAGTCAGCCGCCGCAAGGGCTACTTGCTCGACCCCGCCGACGACAACGTGCTCAGCTTCCTCACCCTTCCCCAACTGCGTGAGCTGATGGTGCAGCACTGGCCCTGCTTCGAACCGTACTTCGACGAACGCCGGGACCTCGAACTCGCCCTGGACGAGCTGGAGGTGACCCGCAACGTCGTCTCCCGCAACCGGGCCCTGTCCGAGGCGGTCCTCGGCCAGGCCGAGCGGGCCTCGGCCCGGCTGCTGGAGATGCTCGGCTCGGCCGGTGACGTGCCCTCCGCGCGGCGGCTGCCCGTGGACGCGGTGGAGGACCTGGTCGGCGACCGGTACGCCGACGTCGTCGCCGTCCACGCCGACCGGGTGCGGCTGCTGCGCCAGTTCCCGGCCGAGGACTTCTTCGGCGGCGCACGCCGGCTCGACGCCATCGGCATCGGGCTCAACCTGCTCGTGCAGAACTTCTCCGGACGCCGGCTCGTCCGGCTCGCGGAAGCCGGCTGCCGGGTGCGGCTGCTCTTCCTCAACCCGGCCTCCAGCTCGGTCAAGCGCCGCGAGCGCGAACTCGGGATGAAACGGGGCGAACTGAGCCGGTCCGTCGAGATGAACATCCTGCACATGCGCCGGGTCCGGTCCCGGCTGCGCGACCCCGGCGCCTTCGAGATCCAGGTCTACGACGAGACGCCCCGCTTCACCGCCTACCTGGTCGACGGGGACGGCGCCGACGGCATCGCGGTCGTGCAGTCCTATCTGCGGGGCGCGCGCGGGATGGAGTCGCCGGTGCTGGTGCTGCGCAACGGCAGCCGGCTGGTCAAGAAGGACGACGTGGGCGAAGCCGGGCTCTTCCCCACATACCGCGAGGAATTCGAGGTGGCCTGGGCGGATTCGCGCCCGGTGTCCTGA